Proteins found in one Bacillus subtilis subsp. subtilis str. 168 genomic segment:
- the thiD gene encoding phosphomethylpyrimidine kinase, 4-amino-5-hydroxymethyl-2-methylpyrimidine and 4-amino-5-hydroxymethyl-2-methylpyrimidine pyrophosphate kinase (Evidence 1a: Function from experimental evidences in the studied strain; PubMedId: 10939241, 12627963, 14973012, 16952958, 17012797, 26443755; Product type e : enzyme): MSIYKALTIAGSDSGGGAGIQADIKTFQELDVFGMSAITAVTAQNTLGVHGVHPLTVETLRQQIDAVAEDLRPDAVKTGMLWNADMIEEVARKIDEYGFNRVIVDPVMIAKGGASLLRDESVATLKELLIPRSYAITPNVPEAETLTGMTISSLDDRKKAAEQLVKMGAQHVIIKGGHQPEDNHITDLLFDGSMFMQITHPYINTKHTHGTGCTFAAALTAQTAKGDSIHQAFEVAANFVREAVENTLGIGSGHGPTNHFAFKRNSLNTSR; encoded by the coding sequence ATGAGTATATATAAAGCATTGACAATCGCCGGATCAGATTCAGGCGGCGGCGCAGGGATACAGGCTGATATTAAAACCTTTCAAGAGCTTGATGTATTCGGAATGTCTGCGATTACGGCGGTAACCGCTCAAAATACGCTTGGCGTTCACGGGGTGCATCCGCTGACTGTAGAGACGTTGAGACAGCAAATTGACGCTGTTGCTGAGGATTTGAGACCGGATGCAGTTAAGACGGGAATGCTCTGGAATGCCGACATGATTGAAGAAGTGGCAAGAAAAATTGACGAGTACGGATTCAATCGTGTAATTGTTGATCCGGTTATGATCGCAAAGGGCGGGGCATCCTTGCTGCGTGATGAGTCAGTTGCCACCTTAAAGGAGTTGCTCATTCCAAGAAGCTACGCGATTACGCCGAATGTCCCGGAAGCAGAAACGCTGACAGGAATGACAATCAGCTCGCTGGATGACCGGAAAAAAGCAGCGGAGCAGCTCGTCAAGATGGGTGCGCAGCATGTCATTATCAAAGGCGGGCACCAGCCTGAGGACAATCACATTACTGACCTTCTTTTTGATGGCAGCATGTTTATGCAAATCACCCATCCTTATATCAATACGAAGCATACGCATGGCACAGGCTGCACCTTTGCTGCGGCTTTAACGGCCCAAACGGCTAAAGGAGACAGCATCCATCAGGCATTTGAGGTTGCGGCCAACTTTGTCCGTGAAGCGGTGGAAAATACGCTCGGCATCGGATCGGGACACGGGCCGACAAACCATTTCGCTTTTAAACGAAACAGCTTAAATACAAGCCGATGA
- the tenI gene encoding thiazole tautomerase (Evidence 1a: Function from experimental evidences in the studied strain; PubMedId: 15709744, 15858269, 16356850, 21534620; Product type e: enzyme), whose protein sequence is MELHAITDDSKPVEELARIIITIQNEVDFIHIRERSKSAADILKLLDLIFEGGIDKRKLVMNGRVDIALFSTIHRVQLPSGSFSPKQIRARFPHLHIGRSVHSLEEAVQAEKEDADYVLFGHVFETDCKKGLEGRGVSLLSDIKQRISIPVIAIGGMTPDRLRDVKQAGADGIAVMSGIFSSAEPLEAARRYSRKLKEMRYEKAL, encoded by the coding sequence GTGGAGCTTCACGCCATAACGGATGACAGCAAGCCGGTAGAAGAGCTAGCGAGAATCATCATTACGATTCAGAATGAAGTTGATTTTATTCACATTCGGGAACGCTCAAAATCGGCGGCGGATATTTTGAAACTGCTCGATCTTATTTTTGAAGGCGGTATAGATAAACGAAAATTGGTGATGAACGGGCGCGTGGATATTGCACTTTTCTCTACTATTCACCGCGTGCAGCTGCCAAGCGGCAGCTTTTCACCGAAGCAGATCAGAGCCAGATTTCCACACCTTCATATCGGGAGGTCGGTGCATTCACTGGAGGAAGCGGTTCAAGCAGAAAAGGAAGACGCGGACTACGTGCTGTTCGGCCATGTGTTTGAAACGGATTGCAAAAAGGGTCTTGAAGGCAGAGGAGTATCTTTGCTGTCAGATATCAAACAGCGGATTTCCATCCCGGTTATAGCCATCGGGGGGATGACGCCGGACAGGTTAAGAGACGTAAAACAAGCAGGGGCAGACGGCATTGCTGTTATGTCAGGAATTTTCTCTTCCGCTGAACCTTTGGAAGCAGCCAGACGATATTCCCGCAAGCTAAAGGAGATGCGCTATGAAAAGGCATTATGA
- the thiO gene encoding FAD-dependent glycine oxidase (Evidence 1a: Function from experimental evidences in the studied strain; PubMedId: 9827558, 11744710, 12627963, 15105420, 19751796, 26443755; Product type e : enzyme), whose translation MKRHYEAVVIGGGIIGSAIAYYLAKENKNTALFESGTMGGRTTSAAAGMLGAHAECEERDAFFDFAMHSQRLYKGLGEELYALSGVDIRQHNGGMFKLAFSEEDVLQLRQMDDLDSVSWYSKEEVLEKEPYASGDIFGASFIQDDVHVEPYFVCKAYVKAAKMLGAEIFEHTPVLHVERDGEALFIKTPSGDVWANHVVVASGVWSGMFFKQLGLNNAFLPVKGECLSVWNDDIPLTKTLYHDHCYIVPRKSGRLVVGATMKPGDWSETPDLGGLESVMKKAKTMLPAIQNMKVDRFWAGLRPGTKDGKPYIGRHPEDSRILFAAGHFRNGILLAPATGALISDLIMNKEVNQDWLHAFRIDRKEAVQI comes from the coding sequence ATGAAAAGGCATTATGAAGCAGTGGTGATTGGAGGCGGAATTATCGGTTCCGCAATTGCTTATTATTTGGCAAAGGAAAACAAAAACACCGCATTGTTTGAAAGCGGAACAATGGGCGGCAGAACGACAAGTGCCGCTGCCGGAATGCTGGGCGCCCATGCCGAATGCGAGGAACGTGACGCGTTTTTTGATTTCGCTATGCACAGTCAGCGTCTGTACAAAGGTCTTGGAGAAGAGCTTTATGCATTATCCGGTGTGGATATCAGGCAGCATAACGGCGGTATGTTTAAGCTTGCATTTTCTGAAGAAGATGTGCTGCAGCTGAGACAGATGGACGATTTGGACTCTGTCAGCTGGTATTCAAAAGAAGAGGTGTTAGAAAAAGAGCCGTATGCGTCTGGTGACATCTTTGGTGCATCTTTTATTCAGGATGATGTGCATGTGGAGCCTTATTTTGTTTGCAAGGCATATGTGAAAGCAGCAAAAATGCTTGGGGCGGAGATTTTTGAGCATACGCCCGTCCTGCATGTCGAACGTGACGGTGAAGCCCTGTTCATCAAGACCCCTAGCGGAGACGTATGGGCTAATCATGTTGTCGTTGCCAGCGGGGTGTGGAGCGGAATGTTTTTTAAACAGCTTGGACTGAACAATGCTTTTCTCCCTGTAAAAGGGGAGTGCCTGTCCGTTTGGAATGATGATATCCCGCTGACAAAAACGCTTTACCATGATCACTGCTATATCGTACCGAGAAAAAGCGGAAGACTGGTTGTCGGCGCGACAATGAAGCCGGGGGACTGGAGTGAAACACCGGATCTTGGCGGATTGGAATCTGTTATGAAAAAAGCAAAAACGATGCTGCCGGCTATACAGAATATGAAGGTGGATCGTTTTTGGGCGGGACTCCGTCCGGGAACAAAGGATGGAAAACCGTACATCGGCAGACATCCTGAGGACAGCCGTATTTTATTTGCGGCTGGCCATTTCAGAAACGGGATCCTGCTTGCTCCCGCAACGGGCGCTTTGATCAGTGATCTCATCATGAATAAAGAGGTCAACCAAGACTGGCTGCACGCATTCCGAATTGATCGCAAGGAGGCGGTTCAGATATGA
- the thiS gene encoding sulfur carrier for synthesis of hydroxyethylthiazole phosphate (Evidence 2a: Function from experimental evidences in other organisms; PubMedId: 10939241, 14567704, 14757766, 15489164, 22616866, 26443755; Product type c : carrier): MLQLNGKDVKWKKDTGTIQDLLASYQLENKIVIVERNKEIIGKERYHEVELCDRDVIEIVHFVGGG, encoded by the coding sequence ATGCTACAGCTGAACGGTAAAGACGTGAAGTGGAAAAAAGACACAGGTACAATTCAAGACCTGCTGGCGTCGTATCAGCTTGAAAATAAAATCGTTATCGTGGAAAGAAATAAAGAAATAATCGGGAAAGAACGCTATCACGAGGTTGAGCTTTGTGATCGTGATGTCATTGAAATTGTCCATTTTGTAGGAGGCGGATGA
- the thiG gene encoding hydroxyethylthiazole phosphate synthetase (thiamine biosynthesis) (Evidence 1a: Function from experimental evidences in the studied strain; PubMedId: 10939241, 12627963, 14567704, 14757766, 15489164, 22938038; Product type e : enzyme), with product MSMLTIGGKSFQSRLLLGTGKYPSFDIQKEAVAVSESDILTFAVRRMNIFEASQPNFLEQLDLSKYTLLPNTAGASTAEEAVRIARLAKASGLCDMIKVEVIGCSRSLLPDPVETLKASEQLLEEGFIVLPYTSDDVVLARKLEELGVHAIMPGASPIGSGQGILNPLNLSFIIEQAKVPVIVDAGIGSPKDAAYAMELGADGVLLNTAVSGADDPVKMARAMKLAVEAGRLSYEAGRIPLKQYGTASSPGEGLPV from the coding sequence ATGAGCATGTTAACAATTGGCGGAAAATCATTTCAATCAAGATTGCTGCTGGGCACGGGGAAATACCCATCGTTTGACATTCAAAAGGAAGCAGTAGCTGTTTCTGAGTCTGATATTTTAACATTTGCTGTAAGGAGAATGAACATTTTTGAAGCATCTCAGCCGAATTTTCTGGAACAGCTTGATTTATCCAAATATACGCTTTTGCCGAATACAGCGGGCGCCAGTACTGCTGAAGAAGCGGTTCGGATTGCAAGGCTGGCGAAAGCTTCAGGCCTTTGTGACATGATTAAAGTTGAAGTCATCGGATGCAGCCGTTCCTTGCTGCCTGACCCTGTTGAGACATTAAAAGCGTCTGAACAGCTTCTTGAAGAAGGCTTTATTGTGCTCCCGTACACGTCGGATGACGTTGTGCTGGCGAGAAAGCTGGAAGAGCTCGGCGTTCATGCCATCATGCCGGGTGCATCTCCGATTGGATCAGGACAAGGAATCTTAAATCCTTTGAATCTGTCGTTTATTATTGAACAGGCGAAAGTACCGGTCATCGTGGATGCGGGAATCGGCTCGCCTAAAGATGCGGCATACGCAATGGAGCTTGGAGCGGATGGCGTACTGCTCAATACGGCTGTATCTGGCGCTGACGATCCCGTGAAAATGGCTCGTGCCATGAAGCTCGCAGTGGAAGCAGGGCGCCTTTCTTATGAGGCGGGCCGAATCCCGCTTAAGCAATACGGAACGGCAAGCAGTCCGGGAGAAGGTCTTCCTGTATGA
- the tenA gene encoding thiaminase II (Evidence 1a: Function from experimental evidences in the studied strain; PubMedId: 15709744, 15858269, 16356850, 17618314, 18054064, 24311574; Product type e : enzyme): MKFSEECRSAAAEWWEGSFVHPFVQGIGDGTLPIDRFKYYVLQDSYYLTHFAKVQSFGAAYAKDLYTTGRMASHAQGTYEAEMALHREFAELLEISEEERKAFKPSPTAYSYTSHMYRSVLSGNFAEILAALLPCYWLYYEVGEKLLHCDPGHPIYQKWIGTYGGDWFRQQVEEQINRFDELAENSTEEVRAKMKENFVISSYYEYQFWGMAYRKEGWSDSAIKEVEECGASRHNG, encoded by the coding sequence GTGAAGTTTTCAGAAGAATGCCGCAGTGCAGCCGCAGAATGGTGGGAGGGGAGCTTTGTCCATCCGTTCGTTCAAGGAATCGGTGACGGAACGCTTCCGATTGACCGTTTTAAATACTACGTACTTCAGGATTCCTATTATTTAACGCATTTTGCAAAGGTGCAGTCATTTGGTGCCGCTTATGCGAAGGATCTTTATACAACGGGGCGGATGGCAAGCCATGCCCAAGGTACATATGAGGCGGAAATGGCGCTTCATCGCGAGTTTGCCGAGCTGTTGGAAATCAGCGAGGAAGAGCGTAAGGCGTTTAAGCCGTCTCCTACGGCGTACTCTTATACATCCCATATGTACCGTTCGGTTTTGAGCGGGAATTTCGCAGAAATCTTAGCGGCCCTGCTGCCATGCTATTGGCTCTATTACGAGGTTGGTGAGAAATTGCTGCATTGTGATCCGGGGCATCCAATTTATCAGAAGTGGATTGGCACATATGGCGGTGATTGGTTTAGACAACAGGTCGAGGAGCAAATCAACCGCTTTGATGAGCTGGCGGAAAACAGCACGGAGGAAGTGCGTGCCAAGATGAAAGAGAATTTTGTCATCTCCAGCTACTATGAATATCAATTTTGGGGAATGGCCTATCGAAAAGAAGGCTGGTCTGACAGCGCCATAAAAGAGGTGGAGGAATGTGGAGCTTCACGCCATAACGGATGA
- the thiF gene encoding adenylate transferase and sulfur transferase (thiamine biosynthesis) (Evidence 1a: Function from experimental evidences in the studied strain; PubMedId: 10939241, 14567704, 14757766, 15489164, 16388576, 26443755; Product type e : enzyme), with protein MTGRYSRQELFAPIGPSGQKKLKEARAVIIGAGALGTASAEMLVRAGVGSVKIADRDYVEWSNLQRQQLYTEDDVKKEMPKAAAAERRLRSINSDVDVTGLVMDVTAENIFELIRDASIIVDAADNFETRLIVNDAAVKEGIPFLYGACVGSYGLTFTVVPGSTPCLHCLLDALPIGGATCDTAGIISPAVLQVAVFQVTDALKLLTGEECEPVLRSFDLWKNERSEVRAASLKHDACPSCGTKDFPFLSYENQTKAAVLCGRNTVQIRSSITKEADLEALAGQLRQAGLEVAANPYLISCRSDDMKMVLFRDGRALIHGTNDIARAKSIYHKWIG; from the coding sequence ATGACAGGCAGGTATTCAAGGCAGGAGCTGTTTGCTCCGATCGGCCCATCCGGCCAGAAAAAATTGAAAGAAGCGCGCGCCGTGATTATCGGCGCCGGCGCGCTCGGAACAGCCAGTGCAGAAATGCTGGTGAGAGCGGGAGTCGGCTCTGTGAAAATTGCCGACAGAGATTATGTTGAATGGAGCAACCTCCAGCGCCAGCAGCTTTATACAGAAGATGATGTCAAAAAAGAAATGCCGAAAGCAGCCGCTGCGGAGCGCCGTCTCCGTTCGATTAACAGCGATGTTGATGTGACCGGCCTTGTCATGGATGTGACAGCAGAAAATATCTTCGAGCTGATTAGGGATGCATCGATTATTGTGGATGCGGCTGATAATTTTGAAACCCGCCTGATCGTAAATGATGCTGCGGTAAAGGAAGGGATTCCTTTTCTTTACGGTGCCTGTGTAGGGAGCTACGGTCTTACCTTTACCGTGGTGCCGGGTTCTACTCCTTGCCTGCATTGCTTGCTCGATGCACTTCCGATTGGCGGAGCAACATGTGACACAGCTGGCATCATCAGTCCGGCTGTTTTGCAGGTAGCAGTCTTTCAGGTAACAGATGCACTGAAACTGCTGACGGGAGAGGAGTGCGAGCCGGTGCTGCGCTCCTTTGATTTGTGGAAAAACGAGCGGTCAGAAGTGAGAGCGGCCAGTCTCAAACATGACGCATGCCCAAGCTGCGGCACAAAGGATTTTCCGTTTTTGTCTTATGAAAATCAAACAAAAGCGGCTGTATTGTGCGGCAGGAACACGGTGCAGATCAGATCATCTATTACGAAAGAAGCGGATCTTGAAGCGCTTGCCGGTCAGCTGAGGCAGGCCGGGCTTGAAGTAGCTGCGAACCCGTATTTAATTTCCTGCCGCTCGGATGATATGAAAATGGTGCTGTTCCGGGACGGCAGAGCTTTGATCCATGGAACAAATGATATTGCCCGGGCAAAATCCATTTATCATAAATGGATTGGGTAA